From Oligoflexia bacterium, the proteins below share one genomic window:
- a CDS encoding MFS transporter produces the protein MWTKIKLHLPFLMFGTLFTFGSSFGQTFFISLFIPSFTQSFEISASTFANYYGLITLASATLLPKLGRYIDEWDLLHYATAVVVALASGIILLTQSYHYIPFILGLFLIRMSGQGLMSHVAVTASSRYFQKNRGKALSFVLSGHPIGEALLPITMVYLTLQFGWRPAYLAAAGFLLFILLPTAWSLVKSAPDFRKLKSDIQEPIKQNQPQTNPSSKQTITKSFLLAILPSYIAVPMFITALLFHQSFIAKKLGVSLSFFASCLSLFAIFQIIANVLVGMLIDKFSAKSIYTAHLLPLMLAPTCLLLSNSTFSIIMYFIFLGISAGYASNVKMAFVAELVPLNQLGKLKSMAVSAMVFSTSIGPVLFAQVFRISKSYNTNYLVVICYCLISGILALSQISKTQVFTPKL, from the coding sequence GTGTGGACAAAAATTAAATTACACCTGCCTTTCTTAATGTTTGGTACTTTGTTTACCTTTGGCTCTAGCTTTGGACAGACCTTTTTTATCTCACTTTTTATTCCATCTTTCACACAAAGCTTTGAAATCAGCGCTAGCACATTTGCAAATTATTATGGCTTGATTACCCTTGCCAGTGCCACTTTATTGCCAAAGCTAGGTCGTTATATAGATGAATGGGATCTTTTACATTATGCCACTGCTGTTGTTGTTGCTTTAGCATCAGGAATCATTTTACTGACTCAAAGTTACCATTATATACCATTTATTTTAGGTTTATTTTTAATACGTATGTCAGGTCAGGGGCTTATGAGTCATGTAGCTGTTACTGCCAGTTCACGATATTTTCAAAAAAACCGCGGTAAAGCCCTTTCTTTTGTCCTCAGTGGTCATCCAATTGGAGAGGCTCTGCTTCCCATAACCATGGTTTATTTAACCTTGCAGTTCGGTTGGAGACCCGCGTACTTAGCAGCCGCAGGATTTCTTTTGTTTATTTTATTACCCACTGCTTGGTCTTTGGTTAAATCTGCCCCTGATTTTAGAAAACTAAAGTCGGATATTCAAGAACCTATAAAACAAAACCAACCGCAAACAAATCCAAGCTCAAAGCAAACCATAACAAAAAGCTTTTTGCTTGCTATCTTACCATCCTATATTGCTGTTCCTATGTTTATTACCGCTTTATTATTCCATCAAAGCTTCATTGCTAAAAAGCTTGGTGTCAGCTTAAGCTTTTTTGCCAGCTGCCTAAGCCTATTTGCTATTTTTCAAATCATAGCAAACGTTTTAGTTGGAATGCTGATTGACAAATTTAGTGCAAAATCTATTTATACGGCCCATTTGCTTCCACTCATGTTAGCGCCTACCTGTCTTCTTCTGAGTAACAGTACCTTTTCCATTATAATGTACTTTATATTTTTGGGTATATCAGCTGGCTATGCCAGCAATGTAAAAATGGCTTTTGTTGCTGAGTTGGTTCCATTAAACCAATTGGGTAAACTTAAAAGCATGGCTGTTTCTGCCATGGTATTTTCAACCTCAATTGGTCCGGTTTTGTTTGCTCAAGTTTTCCGTATTTCAAAAAGTTACAATACCAACTATCTTGTTGTCATTTGTTATTGTTTAATCTCAGGTATTTTAGCACTGAGCCAAATCTCTAAAACCCAGGTATTTACTCCCAAGCTATAA
- a CDS encoding polysaccharide deacetylase family protein produces the protein MKTIALNIGLVTIIVLSPVWAKQISLSFDDAPRGDGYYYTGKERSRALVKSLKKADVPQVIFYANPKHAVVKHNLKRLKYYKKSGHLIGNHTWQHLSANQQTVDEFIKEVERADVFLKKHNLLSPYFRFPYLRRGDTLDKVREIREGLISMGYEDGYVTIDNYDWYMEALFQKALKQKRDINMENMKKFYVEILMKSIRFYDALAVEILGRSPKHVLLLHENDLAALFIGDLVEQLRKESWEIIEPIKSYDDQDLKIYPDVLYHGQGRVASIAKLKKYKGPINSGYEDEKILDDLFDEYKIIN, from the coding sequence ATGAAAACCATAGCGCTTAATATTGGGTTAGTGACCATAATCGTTCTGAGTCCAGTTTGGGCAAAGCAAATATCTTTAAGTTTTGATGATGCGCCTAGAGGAGATGGATACTATTATACGGGCAAAGAAAGATCACGGGCTTTGGTGAAATCTTTAAAAAAAGCAGATGTGCCACAAGTTATATTTTATGCAAACCCAAAGCATGCAGTGGTTAAACACAATCTAAAGCGTTTAAAATATTATAAAAAATCTGGACATTTGATTGGCAACCACACTTGGCAACATTTATCTGCCAATCAACAAACAGTAGATGAATTTATTAAAGAGGTTGAACGTGCAGATGTTTTTTTAAAAAAACATAATTTGCTTTCACCTTATTTTAGATTTCCTTACTTAAGAAGAGGGGATACGCTTGATAAAGTAAGGGAAATTCGTGAAGGGCTTATAAGCATGGGCTATGAAGATGGCTACGTAACAATTGATAATTATGACTGGTATATGGAGGCATTGTTTCAAAAAGCTTTAAAACAAAAGCGCGATATTAATATGGAGAATATGAAAAAATTTTATGTGGAAATATTAATGAAAAGTATTCGCTTTTATGATGCTTTGGCTGTTGAGATTTTAGGAAGATCACCTAAACACGTTTTGTTATTGCATGAAAATGATTTAGCGGCATTATTTATAGGAGATTTGGTTGAACAATTGCGTAAAGAATCTTGGGAAATTATTGAACCAATAAAAAGTTATGATGATCAAGATTTAAAAATATATCCAGATGTACTTTATCATGGGCAAGGTAGAGTGGCGTCCATAGCCAAACTAAAAAAATACAAAGGTCCAATCAATTCAGGCTACGAAGATGAAAAGATATTAGATGACCTATTTGATGAATACAAAATAATCAATTAA
- a CDS encoding phosphotransferase, whose protein sequence is MKTPNKRVFFDYLPKGYFLDLDDKADLFSYLKNKKWFKAEEQVTDVEKAGEGNMNCTMRIQTTKKSYILKQARPWVEKFPEIKAPIQRNYVEKAFYDQVAQNELLAAQMPKVLHDDKDSCLLLMEDLGKGTDYADLYKGKKITDQEIEQLFYILQHLHELEVEDNTVFLNEKMRQLNHAHMFIIPFQDNNGLDLDEITPGLESVKSKVITDKLLLKNINDLGQRYLTSNTGSLLHGDFYPGSWLQTSSGIKVLDPEFCFLGEKEFDYGIMYAHLIVADQDVSLFKTISNRINMSTLLNYAGVEILRRLLGYAQLPIQLDLKQKEQLIQQAITLLNCAKD, encoded by the coding sequence ATGAAAACTCCAAACAAACGAGTGTTTTTTGATTATTTACCAAAGGGTTATTTTTTAGATCTAGATGATAAAGCTGATTTGTTTAGTTATTTAAAGAATAAGAAATGGTTTAAAGCTGAAGAGCAAGTTACAGATGTTGAAAAAGCGGGTGAAGGCAATATGAATTGCACCATGCGTATTCAAACCACAAAAAAGTCATATATATTAAAACAAGCACGACCTTGGGTTGAGAAATTTCCTGAAATAAAAGCTCCCATACAAAGAAATTATGTTGAAAAAGCATTTTATGATCAAGTTGCACAAAATGAGCTTTTAGCGGCACAAATGCCAAAAGTATTGCACGATGATAAAGATTCATGTCTTTTGCTTATGGAAGACTTGGGTAAAGGGACAGATTATGCAGATCTTTATAAAGGTAAAAAAATTACAGATCAAGAAATTGAGCAGCTGTTTTATATCTTACAACATTTACATGAATTAGAAGTAGAAGATAATACTGTTTTTTTAAATGAAAAAATGCGTCAATTAAATCATGCTCATATGTTTATTATTCCATTTCAAGATAATAATGGTCTTGATTTAGATGAAATAACGCCTGGTTTAGAAAGTGTTAAATCTAAAGTTATAACAGACAAATTACTTTTAAAAAATATTAATGATTTAGGGCAGCGTTACTTAACTTCTAATACAGGTAGTTTGCTGCATGGTGATTTTTACCCAGGTAGCTGGTTACAAACCAGCTCTGGTATAAAAGTTTTAGATCCTGAGTTTTGTTTTTTGGGAGAAAAAGAGTTTGACTATGGCATAATGTATGCCCACTTAATTGTTGCAGATCAAGATGTAAGCTTATTTAAAACAATCAGCAATAGAATAAATATGTCTACTTTATTAAATTATGCTGGAGTTGAAATTTTAAGACGTTTACTAGGTTACGCACAACTTCCAATTCAATTAGACTTGAAACAAAAAGAACAACTGATTCAGCAAGCCATAACCTTGTTAAATTGCGCTAAAGATTAG
- a CDS encoding nucleoside hydrolase has protein sequence MKFYLVGIFLVFSCACAQVQKIWIDTDVAMYDNKLLQYFHDVDDILALLHIVHVPNMKIEGIATLYGNAGHHRAFKSALKVVSEQNKNIPIYSGAKRSRYFKETEAQIALIESLEKNDDLIIIALGPLTNIASVILKRPDLIPKIKNLILVGGRRSEKFWKFKIGPKYIPDANIAHDIFSSDLVLKLLKKITIVPFELARQMFFDQYDMERLGNINEKMYEVRRQINPWFQLWKFVGEEGFNPFDLFAVGYVSHPHLFDCYGVEQYRLNQLKLGMKKKDILEVIELKQSKYARIQYCINIDQDFKYAFFENLENSNGQGLVLDEDNLENTVRD, from the coding sequence ATGAAATTTTATCTAGTTGGCATTTTTTTAGTTTTTTCATGCGCGTGTGCTCAAGTTCAAAAAATTTGGATTGATACAGATGTTGCAATGTATGACAATAAGCTTTTACAATACTTTCATGATGTGGATGATATTCTGGCTTTACTTCATATAGTTCATGTGCCTAATATGAAAATAGAAGGTATAGCAACACTTTATGGTAATGCGGGACACCACAGAGCTTTTAAGTCAGCGCTTAAAGTTGTAAGTGAGCAAAATAAAAACATACCTATTTATTCTGGAGCAAAACGTTCAAGATACTTTAAAGAAACTGAGGCACAAATAGCATTGATTGAAAGCTTAGAGAAAAATGATGACCTAATCATTATTGCACTAGGGCCTTTAACCAATATTGCTTCAGTTATTCTCAAGAGACCTGATTTGATACCTAAAATCAAAAACCTCATTTTAGTTGGCGGAAGAAGAAGTGAAAAATTCTGGAAGTTTAAAATTGGTCCAAAATATATTCCTGATGCAAATATTGCGCATGATATATTTTCTAGTGATCTCGTTCTAAAGCTTTTAAAAAAAATAACAATTGTACCTTTTGAATTGGCAAGGCAAATGTTTTTTGATCAATACGATATGGAACGTTTAGGAAACATTAATGAAAAAATGTATGAAGTGAGGAGACAAATCAATCCTTGGTTTCAATTATGGAAATTTGTAGGTGAAGAGGGATTTAATCCATTTGACTTGTTTGCTGTGGGTTATGTATCTCATCCACATCTTTTTGATTGTTATGGAGTGGAGCAATACCGTTTGAATCAACTGAAACTAGGAATGAAAAAGAAAGATATTTTAGAAGTGATAGAGTTAAAACAGTCTAAATATGCTCGCATACAGTATTGTATTAATATTGATCAAGATTTTAAGTATGCATTTTTTGAAAATTTAGAAAATAGCAATGGGCAAGGCTTAGTTTTAGATGAAGATAACCTAGAAAACACTGTTAGAGATTAA
- a CDS encoding DEAD/DEAH box helicase, with the protein MKTFQEMGLSEALLSTLKDIQFTIPTPIQSKAIPLALQGKDILGSAQTGTGKTGAFGIPLVSKLLSSSRGKALVITPTRELASQVMSQLKLMLGNNSNIKSALLIGGESLPKQERQIQSRPRIIVGTPGRINDHLSRGVLMLHDADFLVLDETDRMLDMGFACQIDNIMKYMTGKRQTLLFSATLPKNIINIARKYQNNAEYIAVNHTSTPATKVKQDLLRISQSEKYLKLLDQLDKRQGSIVIFVKTKYGTEKMAEKLSKMGFSADAIHGNLNQNKRDRVISAFRDKKYRILVATDIAARGLDIPHIEHVINYDLPQCAEDYIHRIGRTARAGATGSALNLVSPEDRKKWNAIYRLLNQNEANSSQYSNFENNRLN; encoded by the coding sequence ATGAAAACATTTCAAGAAATGGGCTTATCAGAAGCTCTTTTATCAACATTAAAAGATATACAATTTACTATACCAACACCTATACAAAGCAAAGCGATACCATTGGCTTTACAAGGAAAAGATATTTTAGGATCAGCTCAAACAGGAACCGGGAAAACTGGAGCATTTGGTATACCTTTGGTATCAAAATTATTATCTAGCTCTAGAGGGAAAGCACTTGTTATAACTCCAACAAGAGAGCTGGCTTCTCAAGTTATGAGTCAACTAAAGCTGATGTTGGGTAATAACTCAAATATAAAGTCAGCTTTATTAATTGGTGGAGAATCTTTACCAAAACAAGAACGTCAAATACAAAGTCGCCCTAGAATTATTGTGGGAACTCCTGGGAGAATTAATGATCACCTAAGTCGTGGGGTATTAATGCTGCATGATGCAGATTTCTTAGTGTTGGATGAAACAGATCGTATGCTTGATATGGGCTTTGCATGCCAAATAGATAATATAATGAAGTACATGACAGGTAAACGTCAAACATTATTATTTTCCGCGACGCTTCCAAAAAATATTATCAATATTGCAAGAAAATACCAAAATAACGCTGAGTATATAGCAGTTAATCATACCTCAACTCCTGCAACAAAAGTGAAGCAAGATCTTTTGCGTATTAGTCAATCTGAAAAATACTTAAAATTGCTTGATCAACTTGATAAAAGACAAGGCTCAATTGTAATTTTTGTAAAAACAAAATATGGTACAGAAAAAATGGCAGAAAAGCTATCAAAGATGGGGTTTAGTGCAGACGCTATACATGGTAATTTAAATCAAAATAAGCGTGATAGAGTGATATCTGCTTTTAGAGATAAAAAATACCGTATCCTTGTAGCTACAGATATTGCTGCGCGTGGACTAGATATCCCTCATATTGAACATGTTATCAATTATGATCTTCCACAATGTGCAGAAGACTATATTCATAGGATTGGACGAACAGCTAGAGCAGGAGCAACAGGTTCTGCTTTAAATTTAGTTTCACCAGAGGACAGAAAGAAGTGGAATGCAATTTATCGACTTTTGAATCAAAACGAAGCTAATAGTTCACAGTATAGTAATTTTGAGAACAATAGACTGAATTAG
- a CDS encoding thioredoxin-like domain-containing protein, with protein sequence MGVSLLWADNLRNILQTSLPKLQNYSNLTDKKIKNDVTTVVVFLSSRCPCSHGHISVLNTLAQDFSSVQFLGVHSNQDENDTQDALYFKNLNLSFPVFRDENAKLANEFGALKTPHVFVLNKSGGLVYEGGVDDSLMPDTAKKHYLRDTLTLIENGQNPKTQRTRTLGCEISR encoded by the coding sequence ATGGGTGTAAGCCTATTATGGGCAGATAATTTGAGGAATATACTGCAAACGAGTTTGCCAAAGCTTCAAAATTATTCGAATTTGACAGATAAAAAAATAAAAAATGATGTAACAACTGTGGTTGTGTTTTTATCAAGTCGATGTCCATGTTCTCATGGGCATATCAGTGTGCTGAACACATTGGCACAAGATTTTAGTTCAGTTCAATTTTTAGGAGTTCATTCCAATCAAGATGAAAATGACACGCAAGATGCGCTGTATTTTAAAAATTTAAATCTTTCATTCCCAGTGTTTAGAGATGAAAACGCTAAATTAGCCAATGAATTTGGAGCCTTAAAAACACCCCATGTTTTTGTGTTGAATAAGAGCGGTGGTCTGGTCTATGAAGGTGGGGTAGATGACAGTTTAATGCCAGATACCGCAAAAAAACACTATCTTAGAGATACTTTAACATTGATTGAGAACGGCCAAAACCCTAAAACTCAACGTACCCGTACTTTGGGTTGTGAAATAAGCAGATGA